The Pogona vitticeps strain Pit_001003342236 chromosome 6, PviZW2.1, whole genome shotgun sequence genome contains a region encoding:
- the PTF1A gene encoding pancreas transcription factor 1 subunit alpha: protein MEAVLLEHFPAGLDSFSSEPYFEDEEFFTDQSSHDPLEGDELLDGEVDFLAPQFHDCYRGDGAGVGSGPGLGGQPEGASCCEAAPGSFSSSFSPPPSPSSSSPGLAYECYGLAASPGGSLKALSAAAAAAAAAAARRRRRVRSEAELQQLRQAANVRERRRMQSINDAFEGLRSHIPTLPYEKRLSKVDTLRLAIGYINFLSELVQSDLPLRNPGGQSPCQPKKVIICHRGTRSPSPSDPDYGLPPLAGHSLSWTDEKQLKEQNIIRTAKVWTPEDPRKLTNKPSLNNIENEPPFDFIS, encoded by the exons ATGGAGGCGGTCCTGCTGGAGCACTTCCCCGCCGGCCTCGACTCGTTCTCCTCAGAGCCCTACTTCGAGGACGAGGAGTTCTTCACGGACCAGTCCTCCCACGACCCCCTGGAAGGCGACGAGCTCCTGGACGGCGAGGTGGACTTCTTGGCCCCGCAGTTCCACGACTGTTACCGCGGCGACGGGGCCGGCGTTGGCTCCGGGCCCGGCCTCGGGGGTCAGCCGGAGGGCGCGTCCTGCTGCGAGGCGGCCCCCggcagcttctcctcctccttctcgccGCCTCCCTcgccgtcgtcgtcgtcgccgGGCTTGGCCTACGAGTGCTACGGCTTGGCTGCCTCGCCCGGCGGCAGCCTCAAGGCGCTGAGtgctgctgcggcggcggcggcggcagcggcggcgcggcggcggcggcgggtgcgCTCCGAGGCGGAGCTGCAGCAGCTCAGGCAGGCGGCCAACGTGCGCGAGCGGCGGCGGATGCAGTCCATCAACGACGCCTTCGAGGGCTTGCGCTCGCACATCCCCACGCTGCCCTACGAGAAGCGCCTCTCCAAAGTGGACACGCTGCGCCTGGCCATCGGCTACATCAACTTCCTCAGCGAGCTGGTCCAGTCCGACCTGCCCCTGCGCAACCCCGGCGGCCAGAGCCCCTGTCAGCCCAAGAAGGTCATCATCTGCCACAGGGGCACAA GATCACCTTCTCCAAGCGATCCAGATTATGGACTGCCTCCACTAGCTGGGCATTCTCTTTCTTGGACTGATGAAAAACAACTCAAGGAACAAAACATTATTAGAACTGCTAAAGTGTGGACTCCAGAAGACCCCAGAAAGCTAACCAACAAACCTTCTCTAAACAACATAGAAAATGAACCACCATTTGACTTCATATCATGA